Proteins encoded together in one Thermoanaerobaculia bacterium window:
- a CDS encoding single-stranded DNA-binding protein has product MASVNKVILIGHLGADPEVSTTQGGTALAKFRLATTETWKDRSTGERQERTEWHSIVAWDKLAQICGEYLHKGKMVYVEGSLQTRSWDDQNGQKRYKTEIKANNVLMLSPRVEGAARGGGEFPHAVAPAGVPDEDDDVPF; this is encoded by the coding sequence CTCATCGGGCATCTCGGAGCGGACCCGGAGGTCTCGACGACGCAGGGAGGGACCGCGCTCGCGAAGTTCCGCCTCGCGACGACGGAGACCTGGAAGGACCGTTCGACCGGAGAGCGCCAGGAACGCACCGAGTGGCATTCGATCGTCGCCTGGGACAAGCTCGCCCAGATCTGCGGGGAGTATCTCCACAAGGGCAAGATGGTCTACGTCGAGGGGAGCCTGCAGACGCGCTCCTGGGACGACCAGAACGGTCAGAAGCGGTACAAGACCGAGATCAAGGCGAACAACGTCCTGATGCTCTCGCCCCGGGTCGAAGGCGCGGCGCGCGGCGGCGGCGAGTTCCCGCATGCGGTGGCGCCGGCGGGTGTTCCCGACGAAGACGACGACGTCCCTTTCTAG